The Bradysia coprophila strain Holo2 unplaced genomic scaffold, BU_Bcop_v1 contig_151, whole genome shotgun sequence genome contains a region encoding:
- the LOC119074353 gene encoding NADH dehydrogenase [ubiquinone] 1 alpha subcomplex subunit 5 translates to MAEFIKATTGLTRLVVSKNPHHTLTSLYGKTLRALAKMPPTAAYRIHTEKIITERARIVANNQNVGDVENKINCGQIEEVIVQAENELLLARKMLGWKPWEPLATAAPPQQWDWPPAQIKSLSH, encoded by the exons ATGGCTGAATTTATCAAAGCG ACTACTGGCCTAACCCGCCTGGTCGTCTCAAAAAATCCTCACCACACTCTCACGTCCCTGTACGGAAAAACGTTGAGAGCCCTAGCAAAGATGCCACCAACAGCGGCCTATCGAATCCACACCGAGAAAATAATCACGGAACGGGCCAGAATTGTTGCTAAT AACCAAAATGTCGGCGACGtggaaaacaaaatcaattgcGGTCAAATCGAAGAGGTGATTGTCCAGGCGGAAAATGAACTTTTACTGGCGAGAAAGATGTTGGGTTGGAAACCATGGGAACCTTTGGCAACTGCGGCTCCACCACAACAGTGGGACTGGCCACCAGCACAAATTAAGTCATTGTCGCATTGA
- the LOC119074337 gene encoding heat shock protein 60A: MYRLPSLLRTTASRQLAVRLYAKDVRFGPEVRALMLQGVDVLADAVAVTMGPKGRNVILEQSWGSPKITKDGVTVAKGIELKCKFQNIGAKLVQDVANNTNEEAGDGTTTATVLARAIAKEGFEKISKGANPVEIRRGVMLAVEAVKEQLKALSRTVTSPEEIAQVATISANGDRAIGDLISQAMKRVGKEGVITVKDGKTLVDELEVIEGLKFDRGYISPYFINSSKGAKVEFQDALVLFSEKKISTVQSIIPALEIANAQRKPLVIIAEDIDGEALSTLVVNRLKIGLQVAAVKAPGFGDNRKATLTDMAISAGGIVFGDDANLVKLEDVQISDLGQIGEVVITKDDTLLLKGKGRKEDIDRRADQLRDQIKETTSEYEKEKFQERLARLASGVAVLKIGGSSEVEVNEKKDRVTDALNATRAAVEEGIVPGGGTALIRCIPTLDKLKGSNPDQDTGIDIVKRALRMPALTIAKNAGVDGSVVVAKIELQTGDNGYDAMNNEYVNMIEKGIIDPTKVVRTALTDAAGVASLLTTAEAVVTEIPKEESAAGGMGGMGGMGGMGGMGGMGGMM; this comes from the exons ATGTATCGCCTACCAAGTCTACTGCGCACAACAGCTTCACGACAACTGGCCGTTCGTTTGTATGCAAAAGATGTTCGATTCGGTCCGGAGGTGCGAGCACTTATGTTACAAGGTGTTGATGTATTAGCGGACGCTGTGGCTGTTACGATGGGACCGAAG GGACGCAATGTGATTCTCGAACAATCCTGGGGCTCACCGAAGATAACCAAGGACGGTGTGACCGTTGCCAAAGGCATCGAATTGAAGTGCAAATTCCAGAACATTGGCGCAAAACTCGTCCAAGACGTGGCCAACAATACGAATGAAGAAGCTGGTGACGGTACGACCACTGCAACAGTTTTGGCTCGTGCAATTGCCAAAGAAGGTTTCGAAAAGATATCCAAGGGAGCCAATCCGGTTGAAATTCGTCGTGGTGTGATGTTGGCTGTTGAAGCGGTCAAGGAACAGCTGAAGGCTTTGTCACGTACAGTCACGTCGCCCGAGGAAATCGCTCAAGTGGCAACGATTTCAGCGAACGGTGACCGAGCTATCGGTGATTTAATTAGCCAGGCAATGAAACGCGTCGGAAAGGAGGGTGTTATTACGGTCAAAGATGGGAAAACCCTGGTGGACGAACTGGAGGTGATCGAAGGTTTGAAATTCGATCGGGGATACATTTCGCCGTACTTCATCAACTCCAGCAAGGGTGCCAAAGTCGAGTTCCAGGATGCGTTGGTCCTGTTTtccgaaaagaaaatctcCACCGTTCAGTCAATCATTCCAGCACTAGAAATAGCGAACGCACAAAGAAAGCCGTTGGTGATTATTGCTGAGGATATCGATGGCGAAGCATTGAGCACGTTAGTGGTGAATCGTTTGAAAATCGGCCTTCAAGTTGCTGCCGTCAAAGCACCCGGTTTCGGAGACAATCGCAAAGCGACTCTGACCGACATGGCCATCAGTGCGGGTGGCATTGTGTTCGGTGACGACGCTAATTTGGTCAAACTGGAAGACGTACAGATATCGGATTTGGGCCAAATCGGCGAGGTCGTGATCACCAAAGACGATACACTGTTGCTGAAAGGCAAGGGACGCAAGGAAGACATTGACCGACGTGCGGACCAATTGCGTGATCAAATCAAAGAAACGACATCCGAGTACGAAAAAGAGAAATTCCAAGAACGACTGGCCCGATTGGCGTCTGGCGTTGCTGTGCTGAAAATCGGCGGTAGCAGTGAAGTTGAAGTAAATGAGAAAAAGGATCGTGTGACAGACGCATTGAATGCTACGAGAGCTGCCGTTGAAGAAGGCATTGTGCCCGGTGGCGGTACTGCGTTGATTCGCTGCATTCCGACATTGGACAAACTGAAGGGCTCCAATCCGGATCAG GACACCGGCATTGACATAGTGAAACGAGCGTTGAGAATGCCTGCACTAACCATTGCCAAGAATGCTGGAGTCGATGGGTCGGTTGTGGTCGCTAAAATTGAATTGCAAACAGGAGATAATGGATACGACGCCATGAACAATGAATATGTGAACATGATCGAAAAGGGCATCATTGATCCAACAAAG